The genomic DNA TACAGCGATGAGATCGGAAATACCTTGAACCCCTTGACGAAGAACGTTATCCGCCTCGCGGAACGCTTCGAGCATCGGTGTATTTTTGTCGACAATTTCAAGGAGCTTATCATTCGGAATCACGATGAGCGTATCTACAGATTCTTTCATCGTCGTGATGCCGCCGATTGCTTGCGTAGAACGTTTCCGTCCTTCAAATGTAAACGGTCTAGTCACAACCCCAACAGTAAGTGCTCCGAGATCTTTAGCAATTTGTGCAATGACAGGTGCCGCACCCGTTCCCGTACCGCCACCCATACCCGCTGTAACGAATACCATATCTGCTCCGCGCAATGCTTCTTCTAGTTGCTCTTTGCTTTCTTCAGCTGCTTTTTTCCCGACCTCTGGGTTTGCACCCGCTCCAAGACCACGCGTTAACTTACCGCCTATTTGTAATTTCACCTCAGCACTTGAAAGGTTCAACGCCTGTGCATCTGTATTCACAGCAATAAACTCTACACCTTGTACACCATGTTCAATCATTCGATTGACCGCATTATTTCCACCGCCACCCACACCGATTACTTTAATAACCGCGAGCGCGTCAACATTTGTATCAAACTCCAGCATTGTCTCTCCTCCTAATCCATTTCGAACATTCTATCTATCATCGTAATCATTCAAAGAAATTATCGAATACTTTCTTTGCCTTACTAAAAATTCCCGGTGATTTTTCTTTATTCGGATCTGCCATTTTTTTCTTAGAAGCAGTGTCCAGTAGTACTTCTTCAACCGCTGTAACAGTTGGTGTATCTGCAACATGACCAAAATACGTATCCTGCATATCAGCATAACGAATGAGCCCAACTGCAGTCGTATACATCGGTTCCCTTACACCTATATATTCAGGGGTATGAATACGAACACGCGTCTTGAGCACGTGCCTCGCCAACTGAAGAAGTCCATCTAGCTTCGTAATTCCCCCAGTCAACACGATACCACCTGGTAAATCACGAATCCCCATTTTATAAAACTCCTCTAAAATGAGATCGAATAGTTCCTCTAGCCGCACACCAATAATTTCTGATATATAGCGCTGACTATATTGATCCTTTGAGTCAGCTCCAATAACCGGCACTTCAAACAGTTCATCATCTGATGCATCGTCGTAAAATGCATGTCCATATTGGTGTTTAATTTTCCTTGCCTGCTCTGTTGGCGTTTTCAATATAATTGAAAGATCTTTTGTAATATGATCTCCACCTACAGGTACAACCGCAGTTGCCATCAAACGATTTTCTCCAAAAATGGCGATTGTTGTGGAACCACCACCAATATCAATGAAGGCCGTTCCGTGATTTTTCTCGTCTTCTGTCAAGGCAAATGTGCCTGCCGCCAGTGGCTGTAGGTAAATTTCGCGAATGACAAGCCCTGCGCGTTCCACACAACGTAAAATATTGTGAACGAGTGTTTTTGAAGTCGTAATGAGTGTGCCATCCAACTCAAGACGCACGCCAATCATGCCACGCGGATCTTTTATTTCATCGTAGTCATCGACGATAAATTGTTTTGGTATAATATTGACAATTTCACGTTCAGGTGGCACAGACATAACTTGTGCCGATTGCATAACCCGATCGAGATCATCGTCCGTTATTTCCCGATTTTCGGAGTTTACTGCGACAACTCCTTTGACATCTTGTAACAATACACCATTGGCAGGGATGCCTAGTATAACTTCTCGAATTTGCATACCAATCATCCGTTCCGCCTGATCAATGGCTTTGCGAATGGATTGTACAGTTGCATCGATGTCGATGATTGTCCCTTTACGAATTCCTGCCGATTGAACATTCCCAACCCCGATAACGTGCAACACACCTCCGCCTACTTCACCAATCAACACTTTTACGGATGAAGAACCTATATCGAGTGATACATATAACTCTGATTGACTCAATTACTAGCACCTCCTATTGCAACTCTAACCTTTTCTATTTCTCATTCTATTGTATCACAAACCTATTGTCTTAAATATTTTCGACATATCCTACTTAAATCCTTTATTCTGAAGTACTTGCATTCGAATTCTTTCCTCGTTCCGTCCATTTTGTCAAAAGAATCCTTCTGATCACGGCGATATTTTGGAATAACCGAACACCAAATGCAAACACTGCAGCAAGGTACAAGTCTACACCAAGATGAACCCCTAAAAACGCCAGGATAGCAGCAAGTGCAACATTGAAAAAGAATCCTGATACAAATACCTTATCATCGTACACTTGTTGTAGATGTGCGCGAATTCCTCCAAAAAGTGTGTCCAATGCGGCAAGGACAGCAATTGATAAGTAATTACTATAAATCTGCGGAATATGAATATCCGACAACAGTCCCAGTGAAATTCCGAGAACGAGTCCAAGCAAAGGCAACCACATAGTTATTCCCCTTTCGGCAATTCCTGTAAAAAGTGATTTTCAAACTTTTCCGACCATCCTCGAATTTCCACATCTACCGTCGGCTTCGTAATATCCAAAATCAAATTATCGAGATAAAAATCATCGTGGATTGTCGATGCTAGTAAATAATTGTATAACTTTTCACTATCCGACAATGTAGGTGAAATGATTTTTATCGAGAATGGGGGGGTAGCAACATGCAAACCATTCACAGCCGTCAGGCCATTAATATCACGAATGGAACTCAATGTATGAAATCTTTTCCCGTCAATCTCAAGGATAATTCCCTTAAAGCGGTTCAACTCATTGACAAAATGCGTAAGCAAATCTGACGAAATACCGGTAATCGGCGTTCCGAATGCAACACTTTCTGGTGATGGCCGCACTTCAATCG from Sporosarcina sp. FSL K6-1522 includes the following:
- the ftsZ gene encoding cell division protein FtsZ translates to MLEFDTNVDALAVIKVIGVGGGGNNAVNRMIEHGVQGVEFIAVNTDAQALNLSSAEVKLQIGGKLTRGLGAGANPEVGKKAAEESKEQLEEALRGADMVFVTAGMGGGTGTGAAPVIAQIAKDLGALTVGVVTRPFTFEGRKRSTQAIGGITTMKESVDTLIVIPNDKLLEIVDKNTPMLEAFREADNVLRQGVQGISDLIAVPGLINLDFADVKTIMSNKGSALMGIGMSTGENRAAEAAKKAISSPLLETSIDGAKGVLMNITGGSNLSLFEVQEAADIVASASDEDVNMIFGSVINDNLKDEIIVTVIATGFNEEQLVNARPARSAGFGASRPQVREQQPASSAPQGVREPRREEAPQFQQQEPPARQQQSNQQEDALDIPTFLRNRRR
- the ftsA gene encoding cell division protein FtsA — translated: MSQSELYVSLDIGSSSVKVLIGEVGGGVLHVIGVGNVQSAGIRKGTIIDIDATVQSIRKAIDQAERMIGMQIREVILGIPANGVLLQDVKGVVAVNSENREITDDDLDRVMQSAQVMSVPPEREIVNIIPKQFIVDDYDEIKDPRGMIGVRLELDGTLITTSKTLVHNILRCVERAGLVIREIYLQPLAAGTFALTEDEKNHGTAFIDIGGGSTTIAIFGENRLMATAVVPVGGDHITKDLSIILKTPTEQARKIKHQYGHAFYDDASDDELFEVPVIGADSKDQYSQRYISEIIGVRLEELFDLILEEFYKMGIRDLPGGIVLTGGITKLDGLLQLARHVLKTRVRIHTPEYIGVREPMYTTAVGLIRYADMQDTYFGHVADTPTVTAVEEVLLDTASKKKMADPNKEKSPGIFSKAKKVFDNFFE
- a CDS encoding small basic family protein, whose translation is MWLPLLGLVLGISLGLLSDIHIPQIYSNYLSIAVLAALDTLFGGIRAHLQQVYDDKVFVSGFFFNVALAAILAFLGVHLGVDLYLAAVFAFGVRLFQNIAVIRRILLTKWTERGKNSNASTSE
- a CDS encoding DUF881 domain-containing protein gives rise to the protein MGKTIHWKFACILLIVGFMTAVQFNTVKSPKERDTRDIWAIRNELATEKQLHSELLSEIREFDKTISTYKTLSEEDTGKALAETVDKLFQQAGMTQAIGPGITIEVRPSPESVAFGTPITGISSDLLTHFVNELNRFKGIILEIDGKRFHTLSSIRDINGLTAVNGLHVATPPFSIKIISPTLSDSEKLYNYLLASTIHDDFYLDNLILDITKPTVDVEIRGWSEKFENHFLQELPKGE